Proteins found in one Deinococcota bacterium genomic segment:
- a CDS encoding bifunctional oligoribonuclease/PAP phosphatase NrnA, producing MTTLTTTPAKADNRGERDYHAKITAIAETLKGWSGAIVIIGHVDPDGDALGSSLALKRALDSLGKETTLPMTPPRFLEFLVEEGELSPPLESLPEGTLLAVLDSAEKGRAEGAPVDEAAFVVNVDHHGTNDRYGDLACVEPGRAATAQMVKDIIDAMGVPWTAAIATPCLTGILTDTGNFRFTNTTPGVLRDAGELIACGVDYAALTDRLQWRHPDYFRMMAKVLTTLEFPLGGRVALALLSQEMIRSIGPSDDDSDDYVGLIRYAEGTELAIFLKEKEDHTKISVRSRGKASAQAVCVKLGGGGHVAAAGAKVYESLGRTRELVLEAAAEELDRSSPR from the coding sequence ATGACCACTCTCACCACCACGCCCGCAAAGGCCGACAACCGCGGCGAGCGAGACTACCACGCGAAAATAACGGCCATCGCCGAGACCCTGAAGGGCTGGTCCGGTGCCATCGTCATCATCGGCCACGTAGACCCCGACGGCGACGCGCTCGGCAGCTCGCTGGCCCTAAAGCGCGCCCTGGACAGCCTGGGCAAGGAGACGACGCTGCCCATGACGCCGCCGCGCTTTCTCGAGTTTCTCGTCGAGGAGGGCGAGCTGTCACCGCCGCTGGAAAGCCTGCCCGAGGGAACCCTGCTGGCCGTGCTCGACTCGGCCGAGAAGGGCCGGGCCGAGGGTGCGCCGGTAGACGAGGCCGCCTTTGTCGTCAACGTGGACCACCACGGGACCAACGACCGCTACGGCGACCTCGCCTGCGTCGAGCCGGGCCGCGCCGCCACCGCGCAGATGGTCAAGGACATCATCGACGCGATGGGCGTGCCTTGGACCGCCGCCATCGCCACGCCCTGCCTGACCGGCATCCTCACCGACACCGGCAACTTCCGCTTCACCAACACCACGCCCGGCGTCTTGCGCGACGCCGGCGAGCTGATCGCTTGCGGCGTGGACTACGCGGCGCTCACCGACCGCCTGCAGTGGCGCCACCCGGACTACTTCCGGATGATGGCCAAGGTGCTCACCACCCTCGAGTTCCCCCTGGGCGGCCGCGTCGCCCTGGCCCTGCTCAGCCAGGAGATGATCCGCAGCATCGGCCCCAGCGATGACGACTCGGACGACTACGTGGGCCTGATCCGCTACGCCGAGGGCACCGAGCTGGCGATCTTTCTAAAAGAAAAGGAGGATCACACCAAGATCTCGGTGCGGAGCCGCGGCAAGGCCTCGGCACAAGCCGTGTGCGTGAAGCTCGGCGGCGGCGGTCACGTGGCGGCGGCGGGCGCCAAAGTCTATGAAAGCCTGGGCAGGACACGCGAGCTCGTGCTCGAGGCCGCCGCGGAGGAGCTCGACCGCTCGAGCCCACGCTAG
- the ispH gene encoding 4-hydroxy-3-methylbut-2-enyl diphosphate reductase, whose protein sequence is MVERLLLAKPRGFCAGVVMAIEAVKEAAEAQEGLAVYHAIVHNNTVVDRLEKDHGVHFVERLSELEAASKNRKLTDTVVFSAHGVSPAVREEAASLGLATIDATCPLVTKVHSEAKKYARAGYHILLIGDSTAHQEVIGTRGEAPQQTTVVSVVGNRKHDPALEDPRTVTVPDPDKVVVLTQTTLSVDDTMRTIEILRERFPSLLVPPSDDLCYATKNRQDAVKGIAPHVELFLVVTSDYSSNGMRLLELAGDLCGNAKRIESAGDIQEAWLENVYAVGVTSAASTPDDLVQDIVAYFRARNAGLEVLEEGEWENIAFRKPKRVPAPIMKG, encoded by the coding sequence ATGGTAGAGAGGCTCTTGCTCGCAAAACCGCGCGGCTTTTGCGCGGGCGTGGTGATGGCGATTGAGGCCGTCAAGGAAGCCGCCGAGGCGCAAGAGGGCTTGGCGGTCTATCACGCCATTGTTCACAACAACACCGTGGTGGACAGGCTCGAGAAGGACCACGGCGTGCATTTCGTGGAAAGGTTGTCGGAACTCGAGGCGGCGAGCAAGAACCGCAAATTAACGGATACCGTGGTCTTTTCGGCGCACGGCGTCAGCCCGGCGGTGCGCGAGGAGGCGGCCTCTTTAGGCCTTGCCACCATCGACGCCACCTGCCCGCTCGTCACCAAAGTCCACAGCGAGGCCAAAAAGTACGCTCGCGCGGGCTATCACATCCTGCTTATCGGCGACTCGACGGCGCACCAGGAGGTTATCGGCACCAGGGGCGAAGCACCCCAGCAGACCACGGTGGTGAGCGTGGTAGGTAACCGCAAACACGACCCGGCGTTAGAGGACCCCCGCACCGTCACCGTCCCCGACCCGGACAAGGTGGTGGTGCTCACCCAGACGACCCTCTCGGTGGACGATACCATGAGGACCATCGAGATTTTAAGGGAGCGCTTTCCAAGCTTGCTCGTGCCGCCTAGTGACGACCTTTGCTACGCCACCAAGAACCGCCAGGACGCCGTCAAAGGCATCGCCCCCCATGTCGAGCTGTTTTTAGTGGTGACGAGCGACTACTCATCGAACGGCATGCGGCTTTTGGAACTCGCCGGCGACCTCTGTGGCAACGCCAAACGCATCGAGAGCGCGGGCGACATTCAGGAGGCGTGGCTGGAGAATGTGTATGCCGTCGGCGTGACCTCGGCGGCCTCGACCCCCGACGACCTGGTGCAGGACATCGTCGCCTACTTCAGGGCGCGCAACGCTGGGCTCGAGGTGCTCGAGGAGGGCGAGTGGGAGAACATTGCCTTCCGCAAGCCCAAGCGCGTGCCCGCGCCGATAATGAAAGGCTGA
- the recN gene encoding DNA repair protein RecN, whose protein sequence is MLKALELKDFAIVDALRVEFSPGLNVLTGETGAGKSILIDALALLIGGRADLGMVRAGAQGALIQGFFSSGELESATRRLQASGRSSARLDGEVVTVSELAERGGSLVAIHGQHASQTLLEAAEQRRLLDRVLDKGTQATLARYREGYGRYRGLQEEVGRLKDAWRERARRLDMLDFQIAEIDAAQLRAGEEEELRGELQTLRHAERIVSGAGAAVTLLCEGEASAEASAVASAVDKVAQAQRQLELAGRYNAHLNTLAAELQEAITGLQAIAGEVADFLADFEADPHRLETLEARQALLERLKLKYGESIAAVLAFRQVAGDERGELTGTEERVGELEAELAALEERLSAEAAALSAARGRAADRVGKQVTEEIRGLGMPNARFEVVLSPLGALGPHGKDRVTFLFSANLGEPPAPLAAVASGGELSRVMLGLNVVTGSDVATLAFDEVDAGLGGGMGRAVGATLKALARDRQILVVTHLPQVAAFADCQFLVTKLEQDGRTVTRVERLERERREEELARMLSGAVTETARAHARELLEDARKVKV, encoded by the coding sequence GTGTTGAAGGCCCTCGAGCTCAAGGATTTTGCCATCGTGGACGCGCTCAGAGTCGAGTTCTCGCCGGGGCTCAACGTGCTCACCGGCGAAACGGGCGCGGGCAAGTCGATCCTGATCGACGCCCTGGCGCTGCTGATCGGCGGGCGCGCCGACCTCGGCATGGTCCGCGCGGGCGCCCAAGGCGCGCTCATCCAGGGCTTCTTTTCCAGCGGCGAGCTCGAGTCGGCGACGCGGCGCCTGCAGGCGAGCGGCCGCTCCTCGGCGCGGCTCGACGGCGAGGTCGTCACCGTGAGCGAGCTCGCCGAGCGCGGCGGCAGCCTCGTCGCCATCCACGGCCAGCACGCCTCACAGACCCTTTTGGAAGCGGCCGAGCAGCGCCGCCTCCTCGACCGGGTCCTGGACAAGGGCACGCAGGCGACCCTGGCGCGCTACCGCGAGGGCTATGGGCGCTACCGCGGCTTGCAGGAGGAGGTGGGGCGCCTCAAGGACGCTTGGCGCGAGCGCGCCCGGCGCCTCGACATGCTCGACTTCCAGATCGCCGAAATCGACGCTGCCCAGTTGCGCGCCGGCGAGGAAGAGGAGCTCAGGGGCGAGCTCCAGACCCTGCGCCACGCCGAGCGCATCGTCAGCGGCGCGGGGGCGGCCGTCACCCTCCTCTGTGAGGGCGAGGCCAGCGCGGAGGCCAGCGCGGTGGCCAGCGCGGTGGACAAGGTCGCTCAGGCGCAGCGGCAACTCGAGCTCGCCGGCCGCTACAACGCGCACCTGAACACCCTGGCGGCGGAGCTGCAAGAGGCGATAACGGGCCTGCAGGCGATCGCCGGCGAGGTCGCCGACTTTCTGGCGGATTTCGAGGCCGACCCCCACCGCTTGGAGACGCTCGAGGCCCGCCAGGCACTGCTGGAAAGGCTCAAGCTCAAGTACGGCGAGAGCATAGCGGCGGTGCTGGCCTTTCGCCAGGTGGCGGGCGACGAGCGAGGCGAGCTAACCGGCACCGAGGAGCGGGTGGGGGAGTTAGAGGCTGAACTCGCCGCGCTCGAGGAGAGGCTCAGCGCCGAGGCCGCCGCCCTGAGCGCGGCCCGGGGCCGCGCCGCGGATAGGGTCGGCAAACAGGTCACCGAGGAGATCCGCGGCCTGGGCATGCCCAACGCCCGTTTCGAGGTGGTGCTGAGCCCGCTGGGCGCCTTGGGCCCGCACGGCAAGGACCGCGTCACCTTTCTCTTCTCCGCCAATCTGGGCGAGCCGCCCGCGCCGCTCGCGGCGGTGGCCTCGGGTGGCGAGCTGTCGAGGGTGATGCTGGGGCTCAACGTGGTGACGGGCTCGGACGTGGCGACGCTCGCCTTTGACGAGGTGGACGCTGGTCTAGGCGGTGGGATGGGCCGCGCCGTCGGCGCGACCCTAAAGGCGCTCGCTCGTGACCGCCAGATCCTGGTGGTCACCCACCTGCCGCAGGTCGCGGCCTTCGCCGACTGTCAGTTTCTCGTCACCAAGCTCGAGCAGGACGGCCGCACCGTCACCCGCGTCGAGCGGCTCGAGCGGGAGCGGCGCGAGGAGGAGCTGGCCCGCATGCTCTCCGGCGCCGTCACCGAGACGGCGCGCGCGCACGCGCGAGAGCTCTTGGAGGACGCTAGGAAGGTGAAAGTCTAG
- a CDS encoding S1C family serine protease, translated as MASPVLRYRIVLLLAFLLYALYWGLTATPTVAQRTPFSPPSLPSVVLPEGMLAEIYETARPATVRIEGRDERFRRRPQGIGTGFFVSEGGLLLTAYHVIDGQNFLSAVTADESRYRLELIGFDAALDLALLQASARGPVPFLPLTDDEPSVGEMVVAIGNSRGDFLQPRSGTITQLRVDPSRASFVSGALELTNALAPGDSGGPVINEAGEAIGVVSYISFRPGDNLPQEMPDMPVAPLPPGGARDFASYAVPILRSSEIFQELQAGVQRDVPVVGFVSIGDYDPRLSRERPLGPLAGAIVGDVVSGSPGEEAGLLPPREVTQYNVFGQEVGERTLYDVIVAIDGTRTQNFVEVEAAIRSYRVGDTITLSVQRGDETALLELTLAPRATVRFR; from the coding sequence ATGGCAAGTCCTGTTCTTCGCTACCGCATCGTGCTGCTCTTGGCCTTTCTTCTCTACGCGCTCTACTGGGGCCTGACGGCAACCCCCACCGTCGCCCAGCGCACGCCGTTCTCGCCTCCGAGCTTGCCTAGCGTGGTCTTGCCGGAGGGCATGCTCGCGGAGATCTACGAGACGGCCAGGCCCGCCACGGTGAGGATCGAGGGCCGTGACGAGCGCTTTCGGCGACGGCCGCAGGGCATCGGCACGGGCTTCTTCGTGTCGGAGGGTGGCCTGCTGCTGACGGCTTACCACGTCATCGACGGGCAGAACTTCCTCTCCGCGGTCACCGCCGACGAGAGCCGCTACCGCCTCGAGCTCATCGGCTTCGACGCCGCTCTAGATCTGGCGCTGCTGCAAGCCTCCGCCCGCGGGCCCGTGCCCTTCTTGCCGCTCACCGACGACGAGCCTTCGGTCGGCGAGATGGTGGTCGCCATCGGCAACAGCCGCGGCGACTTTTTGCAGCCGCGCTCGGGGACGATCACCCAGCTCCGGGTGGACCCATCGCGGGCGTCCTTCGTTTCGGGCGCGCTCGAGCTGACCAACGCGCTCGCGCCCGGCGACTCGGGCGGCCCGGTGATCAACGAGGCGGGCGAGGCCATCGGCGTGGTCTCCTATATTTCCTTTCGTCCCGGCGACAACCTCCCGCAGGAGATGCCCGACATGCCGGTCGCGCCGCTGCCGCCCGGCGGCGCGAGGGACTTCGCCTCCTACGCCGTGCCGATTCTGCGCTCGAGCGAAATCTTTCAAGAACTCCAGGCCGGGGTGCAGCGCGACGTGCCTGTGGTGGGTTTCGTGTCGATAGGCGACTACGATCCGCGCCTCTCGAGGGAACGGCCGCTCGGACCTCTGGCCGGTGCCATCGTCGGGGACGTCGTCTCGGGCAGCCCCGGTGAGGAGGCCGGTCTGCTGCCGCCCCGCGAGGTGACGCAGTACAACGTCTTCGGCCAGGAGGTCGGAGAGCGCACGCTTTACGACGTCATCGTCGCTATTGACGGCACGCGCACCCAAAACTTCGTCGAGGTCGAGGCGGCGATTCGCAGCTACCGTGTTGGTGACACCATCACCTTGAGCGTACAGCGCGGCGACGAGACCGCCCTGCTCGAGCTGACCTTGGCGCCGCGCGCCACCGTGCGGTTCAGGTAG
- a CDS encoding type II toxin-antitoxin system RelE/ParE family toxin, which produces MTDRPIFWVGTSREDIRSFPEEARRKAGVQLRALQRGEMPLDFKPMISVGQGVQEIRIRVEGAYRVFYVAKFEEAVYVLHAFHKKTAQTSRKDIEAGRSRYQDMLQYRQEQGR; this is translated from the coding sequence GTGACCGATAGGCCCATTTTCTGGGTAGGTACTTCTCGAGAAGATATTCGTAGTTTTCCAGAAGAGGCGCGGCGTAAGGCAGGTGTTCAACTCAGGGCTTTGCAGCGTGGCGAGATGCCTTTGGATTTCAAACCGATGATCTCTGTCGGTCAAGGCGTTCAGGAAATTCGCATTCGTGTTGAAGGTGCCTACCGCGTCTTTTACGTCGCCAAGTTTGAAGAGGCGGTTTATGTGCTGCACGCTTTTCACAAAAAGACAGCGCAAACCTCGAGGAAAGACATTGAAGCCGGGCGGAGCCGTTATCAGGATATGCTACAGTACCGTCAGGAGCAGGGGAGGTAG
- a CDS encoding DUF2183 domain-containing protein, whose amino-acid sequence MSYRRPRVSDEKSRFTRLFLKAEGHFDTLRRYRRRRYGITRSLEIVPYLGYGSLEKVFVKGRVLEDKGISQASPGDSRWRNLVNTYKRFISDEVPEAALEVAFDGHTTSVSTDAKGYYSLWLEPPRPLAGAGPWLEVEVRLRGMAQGVKAPVLVPPQSAQFGVISDIDDTVVQTGATKWFRVVTTVLFGNARTRLPFRGVAAFYRALQEGCEGTGFNPLFYVSSSPWNLYDLLLDFFEVEDIPIGPLMLRNWRDSAESSLIPKEHGPFKRATIRQIMDTFPDLPFILIGDSGQEDPEIYRDIVSEYPGRILAVYIRNVSGVSARSADVRALAYQVKKAGSKLILANDTLAAAKHALAQGWICAGALPTIKARKEADEFRPQAPSVPVVIEGEEEWVAVRNE is encoded by the coding sequence GTGTCCTACCGGAGGCCGCGCGTGAGCGACGAGAAGAGCCGCTTCACCCGCCTTTTCTTAAAGGCGGAAGGGCACTTCGACACCCTGCGGCGCTACCGGCGGCGGCGCTACGGCATCACCCGGTCGCTGGAGATCGTGCCCTACCTCGGCTACGGCTCGCTCGAGAAGGTCTTCGTCAAGGGCCGCGTCCTGGAGGACAAGGGCATCTCCCAGGCCAGTCCGGGCGACTCGCGCTGGCGCAACCTGGTCAACACCTACAAGCGCTTTATCTCCGACGAGGTGCCGGAGGCCGCGCTCGAGGTCGCCTTCGACGGCCACACCACCAGCGTCAGTACCGACGCCAAGGGCTACTACAGCCTCTGGCTCGAGCCCCCCCGGCCGCTCGCCGGCGCGGGTCCCTGGCTCGAGGTCGAGGTCAGGCTGCGGGGTATGGCCCAAGGCGTGAAGGCGCCCGTGCTGGTGCCGCCGCAGAGCGCGCAGTTCGGCGTCATCAGCGACATCGACGACACCGTGGTGCAGACCGGCGCCACCAAGTGGTTCCGGGTCGTCACCACGGTGCTCTTCGGCAACGCCCGCACGCGCCTGCCCTTTAGGGGGGTGGCGGCCTTCTACCGGGCCTTGCAGGAGGGCTGCGAGGGCACGGGCTTCAACCCGCTCTTCTACGTGTCGAGCTCGCCCTGGAACCTCTACGACCTGCTCCTCGACTTCTTCGAGGTCGAGGATATCCCCATCGGCCCTCTCATGCTCCGCAACTGGCGCGACTCGGCCGAGAGCAGCCTGATCCCCAAGGAGCACGGCCCCTTCAAGCGCGCCACCATCCGCCAGATCATGGACACCTTTCCCGACCTGCCCTTCATCCTCATCGGCGACTCGGGCCAGGAGGACCCCGAGATCTACCGCGACATCGTGAGCGAGTACCCCGGCCGCATTCTGGCGGTCTACATCCGCAACGTGAGCGGCGTCTCGGCCCGCTCGGCCGACGTGCGGGCCCTGGCCTACCAGGTCAAGAAGGCGGGCAGCAAGCTGATCCTCGCCAACGACACCCTGGCGGCCGCGAAGCACGCGCTCGCCCAGGGCTGGATCTGCGCCGGCGCCCTCCCCACCATCAAGGCGCGCAAGGAGGCGGACGAGTTCCGCCCTCAGGCGCCGTCGGTGCCGGTGGTCATCGAGGGCGAGGAGGAGTGGGTGGCGGTGAGAAACGAGTAG
- a CDS encoding hydroxymethylglutaryl-CoA lyase, translating to MPNETKASRYVECPRDSWQGFARVIPTESKRAYLRALLDAGFRHLDLGSFVSPRAVPQLADTEGVLRGLERPEDADFLCIVANERGLERALAVPQVSSVGYPLSVNDSFQRRNTNRSLADSWPLARRMSGRAAAGGLGFVVYLSMAFGNPYGEPWQPEDAAGAVARLRALGVTRIALADTVGTATPERLRAVLAATDAPERLGLHLHARPDAWQEGLEVALAHGLTWLEGALGGIGGCPFAADALVGNLPTERVLPWLEAKGYDMGIGPLGALAERAVILENSYGRM from the coding sequence ATGCCGAACGAGACCAAGGCCAGCCGCTACGTCGAGTGCCCCCGCGACTCCTGGCAGGGCTTCGCGAGGGTGATTCCCACCGAGAGCAAGCGCGCCTACCTGCGGGCCCTCCTGGACGCGGGCTTCCGCCACCTCGACCTCGGCTCTTTCGTCTCGCCCAGGGCCGTGCCGCAACTCGCCGACACCGAGGGGGTGCTGCGCGGCCTGGAGCGTCCCGAGGACGCCGATTTCCTCTGCATCGTCGCCAACGAGCGCGGCCTCGAGCGGGCGCTCGCGGTGCCCCAGGTCTCCAGCGTCGGTTACCCGCTGTCCGTCAACGACAGCTTTCAGCGGCGCAACACCAACCGCAGTCTGGCCGACTCTTGGCCGCTCGCCCGGAGGATGTCGGGGCGGGCGGCGGCGGGTGGGCTCGGCTTCGTCGTCTACTTGTCGATGGCCTTCGGCAACCCCTACGGCGAGCCCTGGCAGCCAGAAGACGCGGCTGGGGCGGTCGCAAGGCTGCGCGCCTTGGGCGTCACCCGCATCGCCCTGGCGGACACGGTGGGCACGGCGACACCCGAGCGCTTGCGGGCCGTCTTGGCGGCGACGGACGCGCCCGAGCGCCTGGGCCTGCACCTGCACGCCCGGCCGGACGCCTGGCAGGAGGGGCTCGAGGTCGCCTTGGCTCACGGTCTGACCTGGCTCGAGGGTGCCCTGGGCGGGATCGGCGGCTGTCCCTTCGCCGCCGACGCGCTGGTGGGCAACCTGCCGACCGAGCGCGTCTTGCCCTGGCTTGAAGCTAAAGGCTACGACATGGGAATCGGCCCGCTGGGAGCCTTGGCTGAGCGAGCCGTTATCTTAGAGAACAGCTACGGCCGGATGTAG
- a CDS encoding helix-turn-helix domain-containing protein → MSVTRGDENVYKDLGFDVEEAEGLKIRADLMLNVRKYIEERGWTQAQAAEFFDETQLRISNLMNGDISHFSIDRLVSMLARAGMQVRLQVESKAA, encoded by the coding sequence ATGTCGGTCACGCGAGGTGACGAAAACGTCTATAAGGATTTGGGATTTGACGTTGAAGAGGCGGAGGGCCTTAAGATTCGTGCAGATTTGATGCTAAATGTGCGTAAGTACATAGAGGAGCGTGGTTGGACACAAGCACAAGCAGCCGAATTTTTTGACGAGACGCAGCTCCGAATCAGCAACTTGATGAACGGTGACATCAGCCATTTTAGCATTGACAGGCTCGTCAGCATGCTGGCTCGAGCTGGGATGCAGGTGAGGTTGCAAGTTGAGTCGAAAGCGGCCTGA
- a CDS encoding cysteine desulfurase-like protein, whose amino-acid sequence MSYPITWIRAQYPALAHATVFLDNAAGAQVPQQVMAAFTETLTYRNANKGGAFRESREITVLKEAVRERVARFIGAASPDSVVFGPNSTTLCELLAAAWGAVLRPGDEVIVSELDHHANVDPWRRLASRGVVVKTWPTRGDEARLELADLEPLLSPRTRILAMTAASNALGTLTEVRGAGERVHAAGGLVMVDAVHYAPHHLPDVQELGADMLMFSPYKVFGPHLGVLYLSEAVLSRLPAPRLAFLPDGEPVAWEPGTQNHEAIAAFGAVFDYLNEAGREMGLGGEGRALWAKVFAAFAEHERGLAERMLGGLRELGAELYGLPGTEGRTATLSFNLPGRAPREVAEALAAENVAVASGHYYAYELMMHRLGLAERGGAVRASALHYTSEDDLERFLSALARLSPS is encoded by the coding sequence ATGAGCTACCCCATCACTTGGATTCGTGCGCAGTACCCTGCCCTCGCCCACGCTACCGTCTTTCTCGACAACGCCGCCGGGGCGCAGGTGCCCCAGCAGGTGATGGCGGCCTTCACCGAGACGCTCACCTACCGCAACGCCAACAAGGGCGGCGCTTTTCGCGAGTCGCGGGAGATAACCGTACTCAAGGAAGCGGTGCGGGAGAGGGTCGCACGGTTTATCGGCGCGGCCTCGCCCGACAGCGTCGTCTTCGGGCCCAACAGCACCACCCTCTGCGAACTGCTCGCGGCTGCCTGGGGGGCCGTCTTGAGGCCGGGTGACGAGGTCATCGTCAGCGAGCTCGACCACCACGCCAACGTAGACCCCTGGCGGCGACTCGCTTCACGCGGCGTCGTGGTCAAGACCTGGCCCACCCGGGGTGACGAGGCGAGGCTCGAGCTCGCCGACTTGGAGCCCCTGCTCTCGCCCAGGACCAGGATTCTCGCCATGACCGCCGCCTCCAACGCGCTCGGGACGCTCACGGAGGTGCGCGGCGCGGGGGAGAGGGTGCATGCGGCGGGCGGCCTGGTGATGGTGGACGCCGTCCACTACGCCCCGCATCACCTGCCCGATGTGCAGGAGCTGGGCGCGGACATGCTGATGTTCAGTCCCTACAAGGTCTTCGGCCCGCACCTGGGGGTGCTCTATCTGAGCGAGGCGGTCCTCAGCCGCCTACCCGCGCCGCGCCTGGCCTTTTTGCCGGACGGCGAGCCTGTCGCCTGGGAACCCGGCACCCAAAACCACGAGGCCATCGCGGCCTTTGGCGCGGTCTTCGACTACCTGAACGAGGCGGGCCGGGAGATGGGTCTGGGCGGCGAGGGCCGCGCGCTCTGGGCGAAGGTTTTTGCTGCCTTTGCCGAGCACGAGCGCGGTCTTGCCGAGAGGATGCTGGGGGGGCTGCGCGAGCTGGGCGCCGAGCTCTACGGCCTTCCGGGGACGGAGGGCCGCACCGCCACCTTGTCGTTCAACCTGCCGGGCCGCGCGCCGCGCGAGGTGGCGGAGGCTTTGGCGGCAGAGAACGTCGCCGTCGCCAGCGGCCACTACTACGCCTATGAGCTGATGATGCACCGCCTGGGTCTGGCGGAACGGGGCGGCGCGGTGCGGGCGAGCGCCCTGCACTACACCAGCGAAGACGACTTGGAGCGCTTTCTGAGCGCGCTGGCTAGACTTTCACCTTCCTAG
- a CDS encoding DUF4397 domain-containing protein, with protein MNRSSRLFLPLSLLVLVLFLPPALAAAPPAPADPMAAPADPFDAPPAMAMLRVAHLSPNAREVSISLSRDDETAAPSLEELEDLDYGEVSDYLELPSGGYTVSLTAADDEDSVTITEAINLGADNYHTLAILGLVLAGIDDEEAEGGGFFDWLSGLFTGERARDRDALGLHLALFNDDLDGAFAANEARLRLVHAAPGLGDLDLVSATELEVIIDRLSFGNASGYQNATMVADLEVHPTASRAVLIDLSDEEIGTGMVNTIFVIGTPVVELPHEAVVVSDAPRVAPLEPADPVTDPATAPAAVPPADPAAAPPAAPVEPAPPTEPDDEEADEEVEEDEEVDEEIEETVQVSLVDGAIEMPSTVSAGRVTFEITNDGSMEHGFEIEGEGLEEALAETLEPGESATLTVELQPGSYRVYCPVGDHAEEGMEVELEVTDE; from the coding sequence ATGAACCGGTCAAGCCGCTTGTTCCTTCCGCTCTCACTACTGGTCCTGGTCCTCTTTCTGCCACCGGCGCTCGCCGCCGCCCCACCGGCTCCCGCCGACCCCATGGCGGCACCCGCCGATCCCTTTGACGCGCCCCCGGCGATGGCCATGCTTCGCGTTGCGCACCTTTCCCCAAACGCGCGAGAGGTGAGCATCAGCCTGAGCAGGGACGACGAGACGGCCGCGCCAAGCCTGGAGGAACTCGAGGATCTCGACTACGGAGAGGTCTCGGATTACCTCGAGCTTCCCTCGGGAGGCTACACCGTCAGCCTTACCGCCGCCGACGACGAGGACAGCGTCACCATCACGGAAGCCATCAACCTAGGCGCCGATAACTACCACACGCTAGCGATCCTCGGCCTCGTCTTGGCCGGCATCGATGATGAAGAGGCGGAGGGGGGCGGCTTTTTCGACTGGCTGAGCGGCCTCTTCACGGGTGAAAGGGCCCGAGACCGCGACGCGCTGGGTCTGCACTTGGCGCTCTTCAACGACGACCTCGACGGCGCCTTTGCGGCCAATGAAGCCAGGCTTCGGCTTGTCCACGCGGCTCCCGGTTTGGGCGACTTGGATCTCGTTTCCGCAACCGAGCTCGAAGTGATCATCGACCGTCTCTCCTTCGGCAATGCCAGCGGCTATCAGAACGCGACCATGGTCGCCGACCTCGAAGTCCACCCTACCGCCTCGCGGGCCGTGCTGATCGATCTCTCCGATGAGGAAATCGGGACGGGCATGGTCAACACCATTTTTGTCATCGGCACGCCGGTCGTGGAGCTTCCGCACGAGGCCGTGGTGGTTTCGGATGCGCCGCGTGTCGCTCCGCTCGAGCCCGCCGACCCTGTCACCGATCCTGCCACCGCCCCTGCTGCCGTCCCGCCCGCGGATCCCGCCGCCGCTCCGCCCGCCGCGCCGGTGGAGCCCGCCCCACCGACCGAACCGGATGACGAAGAAGCCGACGAAGAGGTAGAGGAAGACGAAGAGGTAGACGAAGAGATTGAGGAGACAGTGCAGGTCTCGCTTGTCGACGGCGCCATCGAGATGCCGTCCACTGTTTCCGCCGGTCGCGTCACCTTCGAGATCACCAACGACGGCAGCATGGAGCATGGCTTCGAAATCGAGGGCGAGGGCCTCGAGGAAGCGCTCGCGGAGACCCTCGAGCCCGGCGAGTCGGCGACGCTCACGGTCGAGTTGCAGCCTGGCAGCTACCGGGTCTACTGTCCGGTAGGCGATCATGCCGAAGAGGGCATGGAAGTCGAGCTCGAGGTGACCGACGAGTGA